The proteins below are encoded in one region of Cololabis saira isolate AMF1-May2022 chromosome 11, fColSai1.1, whole genome shotgun sequence:
- the LOC133454533 gene encoding sphingosine 1-phosphate receptor 3 → MNQILHLHYNYTGKLDHRRNGGTNPAGTVDTKTIVFLVICSLIVLENLTVLVAIWRNHRFHNRMYFFIANLALCDLLAGVAYLVNLLLSGEKTLQLSPALWFVREGSMFVALGASIFSLLAIAIERHLTMIKMRPYDANKRYRVFLLIGTCWLIAISLGALPILGWNCLDNLPDCSTVLPLYSKTYVAFCITVFIVLLLAIAVLYARIYILVKSSSQKVSKHSSSEHAMSLLRTVIIVVGVFIACWTPIFVLLLMDVASEQRCSILYEADWFIAVAVLNSAMNPVIYTLASREMRRAFLGLVCGVCLRPAHASGNGSGNRHSQEPSRSRSKSWSSQNNPNQNQNQQSSNQTEVAAPQETDTCHREGSVVA, encoded by the coding sequence ATGAACCAAATACTCCACCTCCACTACAACTACACAGGAAAGCTGGATCACCGGCGGAATGGTGGCACAAACCCAGCGGGCACGGTGGACACCAAAACCATCGTGTTCCTCGTCATCTGCAGCCTCATCGTCCTGGAGAACCTCACCGTTCTAGTGGCCATATGGAGGAACCACAGGTTCCACAACCGCATGTACTTCTTCATCGCCAACCTGGCCCTGTGCGACCTGCTGGCCGGAGTCGCCTACCTGGTCAACTTGCTCCTGTCCGGAGAGAAGACGCTGCAGCTCTCCCCTGCTCTCTGGTTTGTCAGAGAGGGCAGCATGTTCGTAGCACTCGGTGCCTCCATCTTCAGTCTCCTGGCTATTGCGATAGAGAGACACCTGACCATGATCAAAATGAGGCCTTACGACGCAAACAAAAGATACCGCGTGTTTCTGCTCATAGGGACCTGCTGGCTGATTGCTATTTCCCTTGGAGCTCTACCCATCTTAGGCTGGAACTGCCTGGACAACCTCCCCGACTGCTCCACGGTTCTCCCTCTTTACAGCAAGACATATGTAGCTTTCTGTATCACGGTTTTCATAGTGTTGCTCTTGGCCATAGCGGTTCTGTACGCCCGAATCTACATACTGGTGAAGTCGAGCAGTCAAAAGGTGAGCAAGCACAGCAGTTCTGAGCATGCAATGTCCCTGCTGCGCACGGTTATTATTGTAGTGGGGGTTTTCATCGCCTGCTGGACACCTATCTTCGTCCTCCTCCTGATGGACGTGGCCAGCGAGCAGCGCTGCTCCATCCTCTACGAGGCCGACTGGTTCATCGCGGTGGCCGTGCTCAACTCCGCCATGAACCCGGTCATCTACACTCTGGCCAGCCGTGAGATGAGACGGGCCTTCCTAGGTCTGGTCTGCGGCGTTTGCCTCAGACCGGCACACGCCTCTGGGAACGGCAGCGGGAACAGGCACTCCCAAGAGCCCAGCCGCAGCAGGAGCAAGTCGTGGAGCAGCCAGAACAACcccaaccagaaccagaaccagcagagcTCCAATCAGACGGAGGTGGCGGCGCCGCAGGAGACGGACACCTGCCACCGCGAGGGCTCGGTGGTGGCGTGA